The following proteins are encoded in a genomic region of Prionailurus viverrinus isolate Anna chromosome E3, UM_Priviv_1.0, whole genome shotgun sequence:
- the TMEM265 gene encoding transmembrane protein 265 yields the protein MEDEEKAVDTLVSNMEAAHSPSPIRCCWLRLRYLAATSIICGCSCLGVVALVFAIKAEERHKAGRSEEAVHWGARARNFILASFAVWLAVLILGPLLLWLLSYAIAQAE from the exons ATGGAGGACGAGGAGAAGGCAGTGGACACCTTGGTGAGCAACATGGAAGCTGCTCATTCTCCATCCCCCATCCGCTGCTGCTGGCTCCGCCTCCGCTACCTGGCAGCTACTAGCATTATCTGTGGCTGCTCTTGCCTGGGAGTCGTGGCCCTTGTGTTTGCCATCAAG GCGGAAGAGCGGCATAAGGCAGGCCGGTCCGAGGAGGCAGTGCACTGGGGGGCCCGGGCCCGGAACTTCATCTTGGCCAGCTTTGCCGTCTGGCTTGCTGTCCTCATTCTGGGCCCTCTGCTTCTGTGGCTGCTCTCCTACGCCATCGCCCAGGCTGAGTGA